In Marivirga salinae, a single window of DNA contains:
- a CDS encoding NUDIX hydrolase, which produces MIANAKESVNRKFGGKVRVRVGGILIEKNKILLLKHEGVGKKEFLWSPPGGGMEFGENAEENLKREFFEETGLNILVQELLFVNEFMNDKIHAIEFFFKVEKTGGILKLGNDPEMGNQQILSDLAFFDENKLINTENDYLHNMFIGINKPQEVLNLKGYFKFVNNSIK; this is translated from the coding sequence ATGATTGCAAATGCAAAGGAAAGTGTCAATCGAAAATTTGGTGGGAAAGTTAGAGTAAGAGTTGGAGGGATTTTAATTGAGAAAAATAAAATTCTACTTTTAAAACATGAAGGTGTAGGTAAAAAAGAATTTTTATGGTCACCACCTGGGGGCGGAATGGAATTTGGTGAAAATGCAGAAGAAAATTTAAAAAGAGAATTTTTTGAAGAAACGGGATTAAATATCCTTGTTCAGGAGTTATTATTTGTAAATGAATTTATGAATGATAAAATTCATGCAATTGAATTTTTTTTTAAAGTAGAAAAAACCGGAGGAATTCTTAAATTGGGCAATGATCCTGAAATGGGGAATCAACAAATTTTAAGTGATTTAGCATTTTTTGATGAAAATAAATTAATAAACACAGAAAACGACTACTTACACAACATGTTTATTGGAATAAATAAACCCCAAGAAGTTTTAAATCTTAAAGGATATTTTAAATTTGTGAATAATTCCATAAAATAG
- a CDS encoding RNA polymerase sigma factor, whose protein sequence is MEKNSIYIHQDLIISCKNGDHKAFKELYMLYAKSMFNIALRILKNRDEAEDTIQEAFIKAYNKIDQFDFQATFGAWLKKIVVNQALDYLRKESKWLMNDIENENITEESEVDWEDIDLKVDIVKKAIHNLPTGFRAVASLYLFEGYEHKEIAEILSISENTSKSQFHRAKKKIKDFIKHYEEGNRQTGSIYQG, encoded by the coding sequence TTGGAAAAGAATAGTATATACATTCATCAGGATTTGATCATCAGCTGTAAAAATGGCGACCATAAGGCATTTAAAGAACTGTATATGCTTTATGCAAAATCAATGTTCAATATTGCTTTAAGGATTTTAAAGAATAGAGATGAAGCTGAGGATACTATTCAAGAAGCATTTATTAAAGCTTATAATAAAATTGATCAGTTCGACTTTCAGGCAACATTTGGTGCTTGGTTGAAAAAAATAGTAGTCAACCAAGCATTGGACTATCTTCGAAAAGAAAGTAAATGGCTGATGAATGATATTGAAAATGAAAATATAACAGAAGAAAGTGAAGTAGACTGGGAAGATATTGATTTAAAGGTTGATATAGTTAAAAAAGCAATTCATAATCTTCCTACAGGATTTAGGGCAGTAGCTAGTTTGTATTTATTTGAAGGCTATGAACATAAAGAAATTGCAGAAATACTCTCCATTTCGGAAAACACCTCTAAATCACAATTTCACAGAGCAAAGAAGAAAATAAAAGATTTTATAAAGCATTATGAGGAAGGAAACAGACAAACTGGATCAATTTATCAAGGATAA
- a CDS encoding PaaI family thioesterase: MQEKTATIDFKLRVEKFLERQEFMKHIGFDLSVIEEGRTEGWLDIQKIHKQQKGLVHGGVTATIADIVAGFAAYTTVPMDCHVVTAEIKVSYFKAGMGERLHAIGSVIKRGRKLNFCEAEIWAVDGEKRNLIAKATTTMAVITPQDINHKMNA, encoded by the coding sequence ATGCAGGAAAAAACAGCAACAATCGATTTTAAGTTAAGAGTAGAGAAATTTTTGGAACGGCAAGAATTCATGAAACATATAGGTTTTGATCTGTCCGTAATTGAAGAAGGTAGAACTGAAGGTTGGCTAGATATTCAGAAAATACATAAACAACAAAAAGGATTAGTTCACGGTGGTGTAACAGCTACTATAGCTGATATAGTAGCAGGTTTTGCAGCCTACACTACAGTTCCTATGGATTGTCATGTGGTAACAGCAGAAATTAAAGTTTCCTATTTTAAGGCGGGTATGGGTGAGAGATTACATGCAATTGGTTCTGTGATAAAAAGAGGAAGGAAATTGAATTTTTGTGAAGCGGAAATTTGGGCTGTTGATGGTGAAAAGCGTAATTTAATTGCGAAAGCAACTACTACAATGGCGGTTATTACTCCTCAAGATATCAATCACAAAATGAATGCCTAG
- the coaD gene encoding pantetheine-phosphate adenylyltransferase, whose amino-acid sequence MPKRIAIFPGSFDPFTKGHFDIVERGLKIFDEIVIAIGYNSKKQNRYFNIDLMVTKLEETFQNEPKVSVIVYNKLTSNLARDLGAGFLLRGLRNTTDFEYENSIAQVNKYLNEGLESVFLITAPEYAAISSTIIREVHKFRGDVDEFLPYKIEE is encoded by the coding sequence ATGCCAAAAAGAATAGCGATTTTTCCTGGTTCATTTGATCCTTTTACTAAAGGTCATTTTGATATAGTGGAAAGAGGACTTAAGATTTTTGATGAAATAGTGATCGCTATTGGTTATAATTCTAAAAAACAAAATCGCTATTTCAATATTGATTTAATGGTTACTAAGCTAGAAGAAACCTTTCAAAACGAGCCGAAAGTATCTGTTATAGTTTACAATAAATTAACCTCAAATCTTGCGAGAGACCTGGGGGCAGGGTTTTTATTGAGAGGCTTGAGAAACACTACTGATTTTGAGTATGAAAACAGTATTGCACAGGTTAACAAATATTTAAATGAAGGACTTGAATCAGTTTTCCTTATAACAGCTCCTGAATATGCGGCTATCAGCTCTACTATAATCCGTGAAGTTCATAAATTTCGTGGAGATGTAGATGAATTCCTTCCATACAAAATTGAAGAATAA
- a CDS encoding DUF3822 family protein, which yields MDITKEKVYKPIKKVKDDKFSIDKIEQYCLILEIGERDLQVSIIDIKSNRVLILEDYSLNKTTDEHQKVQVLKALFDSHHLLMVGFWKEVILCFKTPKYCLSPLSYFSKDNARAILKMNCEVAKDESVGYYKVNSNNSVNIFTYQKEVLKFVRSIYVNSKIKVTHQSGMLINAILYNPPFANENELSLYIDRFYLHAAVTNNGKLLYFNSFKIQKFEEYTRYINLICHEFKILKKEGVINLWGFIKKDSSHFNALKKDFPTLEIGTRTKKLNFGFKFDEIAEHQYFDVFGNYFNL from the coding sequence TTGGATATAACAAAGGAAAAAGTATACAAGCCTATTAAGAAGGTCAAAGATGATAAATTCTCTATTGATAAAATTGAGCAATACTGCTTAATTTTAGAAATCGGAGAACGAGACCTTCAGGTGTCTATTATTGATATTAAATCAAATAGGGTTTTAATCCTTGAAGATTATAGCTTAAATAAAACTACAGATGAACATCAAAAAGTGCAGGTATTAAAAGCACTTTTTGATTCTCATCATCTTTTGATGGTTGGATTTTGGAAGGAAGTAATTTTGTGTTTTAAAACACCAAAATACTGCCTATCTCCCCTATCCTACTTTTCTAAAGATAATGCTCGTGCAATTCTAAAAATGAATTGTGAGGTAGCAAAAGACGAATCAGTAGGATATTACAAAGTAAATAGCAATAATTCTGTTAATATTTTCACCTATCAAAAAGAGGTATTAAAATTTGTTCGATCTATTTATGTGAATAGTAAGATAAAAGTAACACACCAGAGTGGTATGTTAATAAATGCTATTCTATATAATCCTCCCTTTGCAAATGAGAATGAACTTTCATTATATATTGACAGATTTTATCTTCACGCAGCGGTAACCAATAATGGGAAATTACTCTATTTCAATTCTTTCAAGATTCAAAAATTTGAAGAATATACACGATATATTAATTTGATATGTCACGAATTTAAAATCCTTAAAAAAGAAGGAGTTATTAATCTTTGGGGCTTCATTAAAAAAGATTCATCACATTTTAATGCATTAAAAAAAGACTTCCCAACTTTAGAAATTGGAACCCGGACTAAAAAACTAAACTTCGGATTTAAATTTGATGAAATTGCCGAACATCAATATTTTGATGTATTTGGAAATTATTTCAATCTCTAA
- a CDS encoding ATP-dependent DNA helicase: protein MPSASSIIRSKFPFEPTSGQSQFFKALDPFFNLDDTDRPILLLKGYAGTGKTTIVSALVKFLPLFNYKYVLMAPTGRAAKVMSNYSKRLALTIHKKIYRQTSEVGSGEPNFSLQKNYHEKTLFIIDEASMLSDEKGFGNSSLLDDIIKYVFENKGNKILFIGDDAQLPPVGKLNSAGLDANFLKSNYRSEVIETVLTEVMRQAQDSGILYNATVLRGELSKKEFNIHFTTNSFKDIFRMTGERLEDGLRYSYDKYGIENTVIICRSNKMAVQYNEYIRRQIHFMEGELEAGDFLMIVKNNYVYQTEDTPGGFLANGDFMEVVKVINFEEMYGLRFADLEIRLTDYEDHPNLQVKVILDTLHSTGPSLNNEEYRELYNQVAEDYMDLETKAERKAAIKKDPYLNALQIKFAYALTCHKSQGGQWKSVFVDQGYLTDEMVNKEYIRWLYTAITRSTDELFLVNFHQKFF, encoded by the coding sequence ATGCCTAGTGCTTCTAGCATCATAAGGTCAAAATTCCCTTTTGAGCCAACGTCTGGTCAGTCTCAATTTTTCAAAGCGTTAGATCCCTTTTTTAATCTGGATGATACTGATAGGCCAATTTTGCTTTTGAAGGGTTATGCAGGAACTGGTAAGACTACGATTGTGAGTGCTTTGGTAAAATTCTTACCATTATTTAATTATAAGTATGTCCTGATGGCGCCAACTGGTAGGGCAGCCAAGGTGATGAGTAATTATTCAAAAAGGTTAGCATTAACAATTCATAAGAAAATTTATCGTCAGACTTCGGAAGTAGGCAGTGGAGAGCCTAATTTTTCCCTTCAGAAGAATTATCATGAAAAGACACTTTTTATTATAGATGAAGCAAGTATGCTTTCTGATGAAAAAGGCTTTGGAAACAGCAGCTTATTAGATGACATCATTAAGTATGTATTTGAAAATAAGGGGAATAAGATTTTATTCATCGGTGATGATGCTCAGTTACCACCTGTAGGAAAGTTAAATAGTGCTGGCCTGGACGCTAATTTTTTGAAGAGTAATTACAGGTCTGAAGTTATTGAAACAGTTTTAACTGAGGTAATGCGTCAGGCTCAAGATTCAGGAATTCTTTATAATGCAACTGTGCTCAGGGGAGAATTGTCAAAAAAGGAATTTAACATTCATTTCACGACTAATTCCTTTAAGGATATTTTTAGAATGACTGGTGAAAGGCTGGAAGACGGTTTGCGATATTCCTATGATAAGTATGGGATAGAAAATACAGTTATTATCTGTAGATCAAACAAAATGGCGGTTCAGTACAATGAATACATAAGAAGACAAATCCATTTTATGGAAGGAGAGTTGGAGGCAGGAGATTTCTTAATGATTGTTAAGAATAATTATGTATATCAAACCGAAGATACTCCTGGGGGATTTTTAGCCAATGGTGACTTCATGGAAGTAGTGAAAGTGATTAATTTTGAGGAGATGTATGGATTGCGCTTTGCAGATTTAGAAATCAGGTTGACGGATTATGAAGATCATCCAAATTTGCAAGTTAAAGTTATTCTTGATACACTTCATTCTACAGGACCATCTTTAAACAATGAAGAATATAGGGAATTGTACAATCAGGTGGCGGAGGATTATATGGATTTGGAAACGAAAGCAGAGCGAAAAGCAGCAATTAAAAAGGATCCTTATCTTAACGCATTACAAATAAAGTTTGCTTATGCATTAACATGTCATAAGTCGCAAGGTGGGCAATGGAAATCTGTTTTTGTCGATCAAGGTTATTTGACTGATGAAATGGTAAATAAAGAATATATTCGATGGCTCTATACAGCTATCACTCGATCAACTGATGAATTGTTTTTGGTGAATTTTCATCAAAAATTTTTTTAG
- a CDS encoding LytR/AlgR family response regulator transcription factor — protein sequence MRVLLIEDERPAAARMKQLIANYLPEADIYGHLDSISTAIKWLQKEPSPDLIFCDIELADGQSFEIFEQVEIKSPIIFTTAYDQFAIKAFKLNSIDYLLKPIDSEELEKAILKFKNQKFQSQIDLSQIQQLLKPKETHYKSRFMVKIGEKIQSIPTEEVAFFFSAERTIFMQTKEVGKRYILDYTLDQIEEMLDPKSFFRLNRKYIASFESIDQVLSYSNSRLKIKLKSCDDNDILISREKVAKFKEWLDD from the coding sequence ATGAGAGTACTGTTAATTGAAGATGAAAGACCGGCAGCAGCCAGAATGAAACAGTTAATTGCTAACTATTTGCCTGAGGCTGATATTTATGGTCATTTAGATAGTATTTCAACTGCGATAAAATGGTTGCAGAAAGAACCTAGCCCTGATTTGATCTTTTGTGATATTGAACTTGCCGATGGTCAAAGCTTTGAGATTTTTGAACAGGTTGAAATCAAAAGTCCTATCATTTTCACCACCGCTTACGATCAATTTGCCATTAAGGCATTTAAGCTTAACTCAATAGATTACCTATTAAAACCCATAGATTCCGAAGAATTGGAAAAGGCCATTTTGAAATTCAAGAACCAAAAATTTCAGTCACAAATAGATCTGAGTCAAATACAGCAATTACTAAAGCCCAAGGAAACACATTATAAAAGTCGTTTTATGGTGAAGATAGGAGAGAAGATTCAAAGTATTCCTACTGAGGAGGTAGCCTTTTTCTTTAGTGCAGAAAGAACCATTTTTATGCAAACAAAAGAAGTTGGCAAAAGATATATTTTGGATTATACTCTTGATCAAATTGAGGAGATGCTTGATCCGAAATCGTTTTTTAGATTAAATCGAAAATATATTGCCTCATTTGAATCTATAGATCAAGTCTTAAGCTATTCTAACAGCCGCTTGAAAATTAAACTCAAATCCTGCGATGATAATGACATCCTCATTAGTCGCGAAAAAGTAGCAAAGTTTAAGGAATGGTTGGATGATTAA
- a CDS encoding pyruvate dehydrogenase complex E1 component subunit beta, giving the protein MREIQFREALNEAMSEEMRRDENVFIMGEEVAEYNGAYKVTQGMLDEFGPKRVIDTPITELGFSGIGVGAAMNGTRPIIEFMTFNFSLVAIDQVINSAAKMMNMSGGQFNVPIVFRGATGNAGQLASQHSQNFENWYANTPGLKVVVPSNPYDAKGLLKSAIRDNDPVIFMESELMYGDKGEVPESEYLEPIGKAKITKEGSDATLISFGKMMKVAHAAAEEMEKEGHSIEVIDLRTVRPIDYATIYESVKKTNRCVIVEEAWPLASISGDLAFNIQKTIFDFLDAPILRVNSLDVPVSYAPTLLEAVLPNKERTVKALRKVMYLD; this is encoded by the coding sequence ATGAGAGAAATTCAATTTAGAGAAGCACTAAATGAAGCAATGTCCGAAGAAATGAGACGTGATGAAAACGTTTTCATTATGGGTGAGGAAGTAGCGGAATATAATGGTGCATATAAAGTAACCCAAGGGATGTTGGATGAATTCGGCCCAAAAAGAGTAATCGATACTCCTATTACCGAATTAGGATTCTCTGGAATTGGTGTAGGTGCCGCTATGAACGGAACACGACCAATAATCGAATTCATGACTTTTAACTTTTCATTAGTAGCCATTGATCAGGTAATTAACTCGGCTGCTAAAATGATGAACATGTCGGGTGGTCAGTTTAACGTTCCTATTGTATTTAGAGGAGCAACTGGTAATGCTGGTCAATTAGCTTCCCAACATTCTCAAAATTTTGAAAATTGGTATGCTAATACTCCTGGGCTAAAAGTAGTAGTCCCTTCTAATCCCTATGATGCAAAAGGTTTATTAAAATCTGCCATTCGAGATAATGACCCCGTTATTTTTATGGAGTCGGAATTGATGTATGGTGATAAAGGAGAGGTTCCTGAATCAGAATATTTAGAACCAATTGGAAAAGCCAAAATCACTAAAGAAGGAAGTGACGCCACTTTGATATCATTCGGTAAAATGATGAAAGTAGCTCATGCTGCTGCAGAGGAAATGGAAAAAGAGGGTCATTCAATTGAAGTAATTGACTTAAGAACAGTTAGACCCATTGATTATGCTACTATTTATGAATCTGTAAAGAAAACTAACAGATGTGTAATTGTAGAGGAAGCATGGCCGTTAGCATCAATTTCAGGAGATCTAGCATTTAATATTCAGAAAACCATTTTTGATTTCTTAGATGCTCCAATTTTAAGAGTTAACAGTTTGGATGTCCCTGTTTCTTATGCCCCTACCCTTTTAGAGGCTGTTTTACCTAATAAAGAAAGAACAGTTAAGGCATTAAGAAAAGTGATGTACTTAGATTAA
- a CDS encoding DUF1573 domain-containing protein — protein sequence MKKAILFFASFLILGSAIAQSTESTNGPEITFEEENYDFGDITQGDVVEHVFKFENTGKEPLIISNVKTTCGCTVPSYPKGEAIAPGAKGEITVKFNSRGKMGTQKKVIRIVSNIGEERSVRITTNVLPADS from the coding sequence ATGAAAAAGGCAATATTATTTTTCGCGTCATTTTTAATTTTAGGGAGTGCTATAGCACAAAGCACTGAAAGTACGAATGGACCAGAAATCACTTTTGAAGAGGAGAATTATGACTTTGGTGATATTACTCAAGGTGATGTTGTAGAGCATGTTTTTAAATTTGAAAACACAGGTAAGGAACCTTTGATTATTTCAAATGTTAAGACTACTTGCGGATGTACAGTACCTAGTTATCCAAAAGGAGAAGCTATTGCGCCTGGTGCAAAAGGCGAGATTACTGTAAAATTCAATAGCAGAGGTAAAATGGGTACACAGAAAAAAGTAATTAGAATTGTATCTAATATTGGTGAAGAAAGAAGTGTTAGAATTACTACAAATGTTTTGCCAGCAGATTCCTAA
- a CDS encoding sensor histidine kinase, translating into MQLIPDFVFSFFMSSALSYGGFMVEDYFDKGMSWVKFPVKRLLLTLFIYLFYSFVVSYILSVIGRLFFDPEATFKTIDWVAMTEYTILPVGIALVLISVFIARSWLYEWRNAAIEAEQLRTEKLAGQYQSLKNQLNPHFLFNSLNVLTNLVYENADKSASFIQQLSKIYRYVLDVQQEELVSLADEIGFAQNYLRLQKIRFEDNLIFDIKTEKIDHFYLPPLSLQLLLENAIKHNIASMEQPLTIKIYQKEDILVVSNNFQPKNPKDIESNGIGLENIRRRYELMSDKNPVIIKTDTEFSVKLPLLTLDK; encoded by the coding sequence GTGCAGCTTATCCCTGACTTTGTCTTTTCTTTTTTTATGTCATCTGCCTTAAGCTATGGAGGCTTTATGGTGGAGGATTATTTTGATAAGGGAATGAGCTGGGTGAAGTTTCCTGTGAAGCGATTGCTACTAACTTTGTTTATCTACTTGTTTTATTCATTTGTGGTAAGTTACATTCTTTCTGTGATCGGTCGTTTATTTTTTGATCCGGAAGCAACTTTTAAAACAATTGACTGGGTAGCAATGACAGAATACACTATTCTCCCTGTTGGTATTGCCTTAGTCCTAATTTCAGTTTTCATAGCAAGATCATGGCTTTATGAATGGCGAAATGCAGCCATCGAGGCAGAGCAACTCCGAACCGAAAAGTTGGCGGGACAATATCAATCCCTCAAAAATCAACTTAATCCACATTTTTTATTCAATTCATTAAATGTATTGACCAATTTGGTCTATGAAAATGCTGATAAATCCGCTTCCTTTATTCAGCAGCTATCTAAAATTTATCGATATGTCTTGGATGTTCAGCAGGAAGAGTTGGTAAGTTTAGCTGATGAAATTGGATTTGCTCAAAACTATTTGAGATTACAGAAAATCAGGTTTGAAGATAATTTGATTTTTGATATTAAGACGGAAAAAATTGATCATTTTTACCTGCCACCCCTATCTTTGCAGCTTTTGTTGGAAAATGCTATTAAACATAATATAGCAAGTATGGAGCAGCCACTTACTATTAAAATATATCAAAAGGAAGATATTTTAGTAGTGAGCAATAATTTTCAACCAAAAAATCCCAAAGACATAGAGAGCAATGGAATAGGTTTGGAGAATATTAGGAGGCGCTATGAGTTAATGAGTGATAAAAATCCTGTAATTATTAAGACTGACACAGAATTTAGTGTAAAATTACCTTTGCTAACTTTAGATAAATGA